From a single Lewinella sp. LCG006 genomic region:
- a CDS encoding DUF6134 family protein, with protein sequence MMSARFFLFSLSFLLLGSIAAQALVFNAYLGDDQIGTMTVTRTETPAGVVYTSVTDITVTYILSMDLDLSYSAHYVDGQLTKTTFKYQRNHKTKEACYGEMKGNTYATYFDDRTEQVSASEVNQTLTAAYFAEPTNLKEVFSERWGVNISLVSLGNRKYKITLPDGKESYMTYADGRCRESRIVSGWGDIVFRR encoded by the coding sequence ATGATGTCTGCACGATTTTTTTTGTTCTCCCTGTCTTTCTTGCTACTCGGTTCTATTGCTGCGCAAGCATTGGTTTTTAATGCTTATCTGGGCGATGACCAGATTGGTACCATGACGGTCACCCGAACCGAGACGCCTGCTGGTGTTGTTTATACTTCCGTCACGGATATTACTGTGACTTATATTTTATCGATGGACCTCGACCTGAGTTATTCCGCTCATTATGTCGATGGGCAGCTCACTAAAACGACTTTTAAATACCAGCGGAACCATAAAACCAAGGAAGCTTGCTACGGAGAAATGAAAGGCAATACCTATGCTACCTATTTTGATGATCGTACCGAACAGGTCTCTGCCAGTGAAGTTAATCAAACCCTTACGGCGGCCTATTTTGCGGAACCCACTAACCTGAAGGAGGTCTTTTCTGAGCGCTGGGGCGTGAACATTTCTTTGGTATCACTTGGTAACCGTAAATACAAAATTACCCTTCCCGATGGCAAAGAAAGTTACATGACCTACGCCGATGGTCGTTGCCGGGAGTCGCGCATTGTCTCCGGTTGGGGAGATATTGTGTTTCGGCGGTAA
- a CDS encoding DMT family protein has product MKGILTIGLLILSNSFMVMAWYGHLKFTEWKWFSQLGLISIILISWGIALFEYMFQVPANRIGYHENGGPFSLIQLKVIQEVITLIVFAIFTLLVFKTETFRVNHLISFVCLILAVYFMFKK; this is encoded by the coding sequence ATGAAGGGTATCTTGACGATAGGGCTTTTAATCCTAAGCAATTCATTCATGGTAATGGCCTGGTACGGGCACCTGAAGTTTACGGAATGGAAATGGTTCAGCCAATTGGGCCTGATTTCCATCATTCTGATCAGTTGGGGGATTGCACTCTTTGAGTACATGTTCCAAGTGCCAGCCAACAGGATCGGGTATCATGAAAATGGAGGGCCGTTTTCGCTCATCCAACTGAAAGTCATCCAGGAAGTGATTACCCTGATTGTCTTCGCGATTTTTACCCTGCTCGTTTTTAAAACAGAAACTTTCCGAGTGAACCACCTGATTTCATTCGTATGCTTAATTCTTGCGGTTTACTTTATGTTTAAAAAATGA
- a CDS encoding gliding motility-associated C-terminal domain-containing protein produces the protein MKLTAQRLGLLTLLYFASCTYTQAQFFLNGNAVATNDSCYQLTAAANAQAGSLWNGEKIDLRSSFEVFVDLFVGCEDLQGADGMVFGLQPISTSIGGSGGAIGFGDVQPSLGVEFDTYQNLDFADPAFDHITIIRDGILNHNQPQGALAGPVQANANNVNIEDCEYHPLRIAWDAEAQTFSVYLDCVLRLTYTADIVNEIFNGDPFVFWGFTSATGGLNNVHEVCFSYTSFLNELADQTICPGEATPLEANGGVSYLWSPATGLSDTDIPNPIASPTETTLYTVEITDDCGNPFYDDVLITVDNDQFEVDIAILPNTATSFPASCELQLIAIPTPAGENYSYVWSSSVNSTFSDPMADSTSVVTSSDQVGTETYTVTVTSEDGCVQEASFSIENLGILYEVPNIFSPNGDGNNDVFGLFTKAELNDYNCKVFNRWGKVVFETSNIGQFWDGSFNDSPAPSEAYIYMINFQIGDRRFEEQGSLTLVR, from the coding sequence ATGAAACTTACTGCCCAAAGGCTTGGTTTACTCACGCTGCTATATTTTGCCTCCTGCACTTATACGCAAGCTCAATTTTTCCTGAATGGCAATGCTGTTGCAACCAATGACAGTTGCTACCAGCTTACTGCTGCCGCAAATGCCCAGGCTGGCTCCTTATGGAATGGGGAGAAGATAGACCTTCGCTCCTCTTTCGAGGTTTTTGTGGATCTGTTTGTAGGCTGCGAAGACCTGCAGGGAGCAGATGGAATGGTCTTTGGCCTACAGCCCATCAGTACCTCCATTGGGGGTAGTGGAGGAGCGATCGGGTTTGGTGATGTCCAGCCTTCTCTGGGAGTAGAGTTTGATACTTACCAGAACCTGGATTTTGCGGACCCTGCTTTCGATCATATCACCATCATTCGTGATGGCATCCTCAACCACAACCAACCCCAGGGAGCATTAGCAGGACCAGTGCAGGCGAATGCCAACAATGTGAATATCGAAGATTGTGAATACCACCCTCTGCGCATTGCCTGGGATGCCGAAGCGCAAACTTTTTCGGTTTACCTCGACTGTGTGCTGCGCCTGACTTACACGGCGGATATTGTCAACGAAATTTTCAATGGCGACCCGTTCGTATTCTGGGGATTCACTTCCGCAACCGGCGGACTCAATAATGTCCATGAGGTCTGCTTTTCGTACACTTCGTTTTTGAATGAACTAGCCGATCAAACCATCTGCCCCGGCGAAGCAACTCCGCTCGAAGCTAATGGAGGCGTAAGCTACCTCTGGTCGCCAGCTACAGGATTGTCGGACACCGATATTCCAAATCCTATTGCCTCTCCCACGGAAACGACCTTGTATACGGTAGAGATTACTGACGATTGCGGAAATCCCTTTTACGATGATGTCTTGATAACAGTAGACAATGATCAATTTGAAGTAGATATCGCCATTCTTCCCAATACCGCTACCTCTTTTCCTGCAAGTTGCGAGCTGCAACTGATTGCGATCCCTACACCCGCTGGCGAAAATTACAGCTACGTTTGGTCTTCGTCTGTCAATAGTACGTTCTCCGACCCGATGGCTGATTCGACCTCTGTCGTTACTTCCTCGGATCAAGTGGGTACAGAGACCTACACCGTTACCGTCACTTCCGAAGATGGCTGTGTGCAAGAGGCGAGTTTTAGTATCGAAAATCTGGGTATTTTATACGAAGTACCAAACATCTTTTCGCCTAATGGTGATGGAAATAACGATGTCTTTGGCCTGTTTACCAAGGCCGAGCTAAATGATTACAACTGCAAGGTTTTCAACCGCTGGGGTAAAGTTGTTTTTGAAACCAGTAACATCGGGCAATTTTGGGATGGCTCCTTCAATGATAGTCCTGCGCCTTCAGAGGCGTATATTTATATGATTAACTTCCAAATTGGCGACCGACGCTTTGAAGAGCAAGGCAGCCTCACTTTGGTGAGGTAG
- a CDS encoding T9SS type A sorting domain-containing protein — protein MKTVFTSIIFCLLSLPLLVGQNNVEFNASSNWIGYMNVFNLDGSYNFGSSWEVPALKSTLNTANNTLTLQPNFNTYAENAGDAFWVNQTTGEGAKTMEALTFVEPGATFNGQDLTFSGTVQGYTLDDAYEVKFFIKALDPNNGYADALGGGKVFPLPASGDFSVSATAAELPAGLLIQYGFSVTGRNANPTNEAALGTVTIGVGPSSVNDLNTLQIAMSVFPNPATETLFIKSDAQVQSYQVSTLLGQTVMSGKASKEIDVRNLAAGTYFLTVYAEEGNKVMKFVKN, from the coding sequence ATGAAAACTGTTTTTACAAGTATCATTTTTTGCCTTTTATCGCTACCGCTGCTAGTGGGGCAGAATAATGTAGAGTTCAATGCAAGCTCCAACTGGATTGGCTACATGAATGTCTTTAATCTCGATGGATCTTACAACTTTGGCTCTAGCTGGGAGGTTCCTGCATTGAAATCGACGCTCAATACGGCCAACAATACATTGACCTTACAACCCAATTTTAACACTTACGCTGAAAACGCTGGTGATGCTTTTTGGGTTAACCAAACTACGGGTGAAGGCGCCAAAACAATGGAAGCCTTAACTTTTGTAGAGCCAGGTGCTACCTTCAACGGTCAAGATCTTACGTTTTCAGGTACCGTACAAGGTTACACCTTGGATGATGCATACGAGGTTAAATTTTTCATCAAAGCACTTGATCCAAACAACGGCTACGCTGATGCATTGGGTGGTGGAAAAGTATTTCCGCTTCCTGCAAGTGGTGATTTTTCCGTTAGTGCAACTGCAGCAGAATTGCCTGCAGGCTTACTCATCCAGTACGGCTTCAGTGTAACAGGTAGAAATGCCAATCCTACTAATGAGGCGGCCTTAGGTACCGTAACCATTGGTGTTGGTCCTTCCTCCGTTAATGACCTGAACACGCTGCAAATTGCAATGAGTGTATTCCCTAATCCTGCTACAGAAACTTTGTTCATCAAGAGTGATGCACAGGTACAGTCTTACCAGGTTTCAACCCTTTTGGGTCAGACCGTAATGAGCGGTAAAGCAAGCAAAGAGATAGATGTTAGAAATCTAGCTGCTGGTACTTACTTCCTTACTGTTTACGCAGAAGAAGGCAACAAGGTGATGAAGTTCGTCAAGAACTAA
- a CDS encoding DUF6503 family protein → MELIDFWLLLNTKHLKWVVCWFLLFPSLLHAQLNLPPASAPARLETQIGLTHFTLSYHRPGVKGRVIFGELIPYGEVWRTGANEATLLHFDREISILDQQLPAGTYALYTIPRQDAEWTLILSSDTTLWGARGYDPAKDVLRVDLPTKTLPERIETMEFRWMNITPASAELTLEWEHTRLAIPVLLATHDQVKKLINQSFGASTTGPEYYAAARYYLDNNLDLQQAKTWMDRRQELDGDQFGVMRYHAIIERKLGNLSAAEKIMARSLELAEAAPNPHYVRMNTQTLREWNKDLAPYFSGSQLLEKAIAYHDPQAQWGVQPLTLKLYESRPGGSYRRSEVTMDEGQEVFKLAQIRGRDETYREYNAAGCTFSLNGRTTDFTPEELRQHRLSCEAGKVYRNYYTYLWGLPMKLRDPGTIIDDNVHRVDFFGQELLEMKVTYQEEVGGDTWYFYFHPETYALSGYRFYHDEAANDGEYILLADEAQIGPFRIPAKRHWYTHGDRQYLGSDEVVEE, encoded by the coding sequence ATGGAACTTATTGATTTTTGGTTGTTACTAAATACCAAACACTTAAAGTGGGTTGTTTGTTGGTTTTTATTGTTTCCGTCCTTACTTCATGCGCAACTGAACCTGCCACCAGCGAGTGCGCCCGCAAGATTGGAAACACAGATAGGACTGACTCATTTTACACTGAGTTATCACCGACCGGGAGTGAAAGGGCGTGTGATTTTCGGGGAACTTATTCCTTACGGAGAAGTCTGGCGTACGGGCGCTAACGAAGCAACACTGCTGCATTTTGATCGAGAAATCAGTATCCTGGACCAACAGCTACCAGCTGGCACCTATGCGCTTTATACCATTCCCCGCCAAGATGCCGAATGGACGTTGATCCTAAGTAGCGATACGACTTTGTGGGGTGCCCGCGGCTATGATCCGGCAAAAGATGTGTTGAGGGTAGATTTGCCTACGAAAACCCTACCTGAGCGTATAGAAACGATGGAGTTTCGGTGGATGAACATCACGCCCGCCAGCGCAGAACTGACCTTGGAGTGGGAGCACACCCGGCTGGCGATTCCGGTGTTGCTGGCGACTCATGACCAAGTGAAAAAACTAATTAACCAGTCTTTTGGTGCCAGTACCACTGGCCCGGAATACTACGCCGCCGCCCGCTATTACCTCGACAATAACCTGGACTTGCAGCAAGCCAAAACCTGGATGGACCGCCGCCAGGAGCTGGATGGCGATCAGTTTGGCGTCATGCGTTACCATGCCATCATCGAGCGCAAATTGGGTAACCTCTCCGCCGCCGAGAAGATCATGGCGCGTTCGCTGGAGCTGGCCGAGGCGGCTCCCAACCCTCACTACGTGCGCATGAATACCCAAACCCTCCGCGAGTGGAACAAAGACCTGGCACCCTATTTCAGTGGCTCCCAACTGCTGGAAAAAGCCATCGCCTACCACGACCCCCAGGCGCAGTGGGGCGTACAGCCGCTCACGTTGAAGCTCTACGAATCGCGCCCCGGAGGCAGCTACCGCCGCTCGGAGGTCACCATGGATGAAGGACAGGAGGTGTTTAAACTCGCACAAATCAGAGGTCGCGACGAAACCTATCGGGAATACAATGCTGCCGGCTGCACCTTTAGCCTCAATGGACGTACGACCGACTTCACCCCCGAAGAACTTCGCCAGCACCGCTTGAGCTGCGAGGCGGGCAAGGTCTACCGCAACTACTATACCTACCTCTGGGGCCTACCCATGAAACTGCGCGACCCCGGTACCATCATCGACGACAACGTCCACCGCGTAGACTTCTTCGGTCAGGAGCTGCTGGAAATGAAAGTCACCTATCAAGAAGAAGTAGGCGGTGATACCTGGTACTTCTACTTCCACCCGGAAACCTACGCCCTAAGCGGCTACCGCTTCTACCACGACGAAGCCGCCAACGACGGTGAGTACATCCTGCTAGCGGACGAAGCCCAAATAGGGCCATTCCGGATTCCCGCCAAACGGCATTGGTACACCCACGGCGATCGGCAGTATTTGGGGAGTGATGAGGTGGTGGAGGAGTGA